In the Aristaeella hokkaidonensis genome, TGAACTGATATTTCAGGAAACCGGTTGCCCTTTCCGGGCAACCGGTTTTATAATTGATACGTTTTGCGGATAAGTGCCTGCGGTGACTCCCGGTAAAAACAGGAGGTGTCAGGCGCGCAGACAAACCACTTTACGTTGAGCGAAAGGATCGACCTGAAATATGAACCAAAGAGACCTGGCTGAAATCAAAAGAAGGCTGAATCCCGACAAACGCCACCCTTCCCTGATCTGTGGCTGCTATGTTGACTATATCGGAAACCCGATCACGAGTTTTGCGGTGCCTGTGGCAACCCTGTATGAGAATGAAAATATCAAATTCATGTCCATCTTCAAGAAGGTGCTTTCCGGTCAGCTTGGACAGGCACTGAATCCGATTGCCATGCCGTCTGAAAGCATCAGCCTCCTGATGAAGGTCCGGGACACCGGCATGAAGGATGAGGCCGTGATGCAGGAGCTCTTCACCAAAATGATCGCGGGCATCCGGGCGGAACATCCTGACATGCAGTCTGTGGAAGACGCGCAGAATGCAGAAAACTGGCTGATCCTGATGCTTCACGACGACCTTGACGTCCGGAAACGGGACGTGAACGATGAGATTGATTATGAGAACTCCGACCGTTCTTTCAGCTACTGCCTCTGCGCGGTCTGTCCTGTAAAGCGGGATAAACCGGCGCTGCGGTATGTTCCCTCGGACGGAATGTTCCATGAGCGGGCACCGGAGTGGCTGGCCAGCACGCCGGTGATGGGATTCCTCTTCCCGCTGTACGAAGGGGGATCCGCGGACGTGAATACCATGCTTTTCTTCAGCAAGGACTGCAACGAGGCCCATGAGGCATTCCTGAAAGCTTCCTTCAATGCAGATGCAGTGATGCCTGCCGCAGAGCAGACGGAGAACTTCCAGTCTCTCCTGGCGCAGACGCTGGGGACGGAGTGCTCCCTGGACGTGGTCCAGGAGATGCATGAAGTGGTTTCCACCCTGATTGAAGAGCAGGACAAGGACGCCGAGCCGCTGATGCTCTCCAAGCAGGATGTGGCCAAGGTGCTTACCGACGGAGGCGTCTCCCCGGAACGGGTTGAAGCGTTCCAGGACGGCTTTGACAAGACTTTCGGAACCGGCGCTGCGCTTCCCGCGGTGAACGTTATAACGCCCAAACAGTTTAAGGTGGACCTGCCCAGTGTATCCATCAAGGTGGATCCCAAACAGGCGGATCTGCTTGAGACGCGGGTGATTGACGGCCGCAGCTATCTGCTGATTCCGATTGACGGTGACATTGCGGTCAACGGTCAGCCGGTCTTTCCCCAGAAGTGAATAAAAAACCAGCCGGGTCCGATTGCACGGATCCGGCTGGTTTTTGTTTCAGCAGGTTCGGTCAGTATTCAGGGGATACTGCTTTTTCGGAATGTTGGGATAGGGAACGATCGTATGCTGCGGTAGCGCGGACGCCAGATCAGAAATGGCCGTCAGCATAGCATGGCATATTCTTGCTCTTTCTTCCGCAGCATCAGCCTCCGGATTATACCGGACCGGTTTGCCAAAGTGGATACTGCTGAGCCTGGGCGCGGTATACATCGGCACAAAACAGACGGCTGTTCCGGTCCGGCGGTTATACAGCTTAGCCAGATCCGCGAAGTGTTCCTGGAACTGCCAGAGGATTCCGTTATAGGGGTCACTCTTCTCCGGGAAAATGACAACATCCGCGCCTTCCTTGAGGCGGTCCACCGACTGACGGAAGGTGGTCATAACCCGGGTGTCATGATATACCGGAATCGTATGGGCATGGTTGAAAATATAATCCGCAAGCGGCGCAATCAGGTGGCTGAGCAGGCGGTAGAACCAATGCCACCGGCGGGGCTTCATGG is a window encoding:
- a CDS encoding lysophospholipid acyltransferase family protein gives rise to the protein MPSQSPLLYRLIHRVIWLLSPKYKLYGTENLPPEPCIIVGNHCQMYGPIAAELHLTRPHYIWCIGEMMNRKEVPAYAFQDFWSMKPRRWHWFYRLLSHLIAPLADYIFNHAHTIPVYHDTRVMTTFRQSVDRLKEGADVVIFPEKSDPYNGILWQFQEHFADLAKLYNRRTGTAVCFVPMYTAPRLSSIHFGKPVRYNPEADAAEERARICHAMLTAISDLASALPQHTIVPYPNIPKKQYPLNTDRTC
- a CDS encoding DUF4317 domain-containing protein, encoding MNQRDLAEIKRRLNPDKRHPSLICGCYVDYIGNPITSFAVPVATLYENENIKFMSIFKKVLSGQLGQALNPIAMPSESISLLMKVRDTGMKDEAVMQELFTKMIAGIRAEHPDMQSVEDAQNAENWLILMLHDDLDVRKRDVNDEIDYENSDRSFSYCLCAVCPVKRDKPALRYVPSDGMFHERAPEWLASTPVMGFLFPLYEGGSADVNTMLFFSKDCNEAHEAFLKASFNADAVMPAAEQTENFQSLLAQTLGTECSLDVVQEMHEVVSTLIEEQDKDAEPLMLSKQDVAKVLTDGGVSPERVEAFQDGFDKTFGTGAALPAVNVITPKQFKVDLPSVSIKVDPKQADLLETRVIDGRSYLLIPIDGDIAVNGQPVFPQK